One window from the genome of Candidatus Didemnitutus sp. encodes:
- a CDS encoding LacI family DNA-binding transcriptional regulator has translation MESPNQGLIAKRLNVSRTTVSRSLANHPAISADTRAKVLEMADELGYRQSPGRRARRAQAAIRDVTLGVLIGVPAENVALATFPYLLKGIRECAEVERVKVDIHYQPPGEFDPAATRQPVFRHIRGGDWRGVLLIYPFAEPAVEAIAKKISTVSLLENYANPLVDTIDTDEDTAMVTLVRQLAAAGHQRIGYLTWHYPVGGHWALQRFGGYVEGLFSLGLEFNPSWVLNIHRDSPRLSNPQLCDAVMHHARESGVTAWVCAADHQAYQLMADLQVRGIRVPEDISITGFDGLEPPPHLRRVTSMQVPHEDIGIAGISRLLNRIVHPNSPRRKILVEAKLVEGQSIAPPRRA, from the coding sequence ATGGAGTCTCCGAATCAAGGTTTGATCGCCAAGCGGCTGAACGTCTCGCGCACCACGGTTTCGCGCAGCTTGGCCAATCATCCCGCGATCAGCGCCGACACTCGGGCCAAGGTCCTCGAAATGGCGGATGAGCTCGGCTATCGCCAGTCGCCCGGACGGCGCGCCCGCCGCGCGCAGGCGGCGATTCGCGACGTGACGCTCGGCGTGTTGATCGGCGTGCCCGCCGAAAACGTCGCGCTGGCCACCTTTCCGTATCTGCTCAAAGGCATTCGCGAATGCGCGGAGGTCGAACGCGTGAAGGTCGACATCCATTATCAACCGCCCGGCGAGTTCGATCCCGCCGCGACGCGGCAGCCGGTTTTCCGGCACATCCGCGGCGGCGACTGGCGCGGCGTGTTGCTCATTTATCCGTTCGCGGAGCCGGCCGTCGAAGCGATCGCGAAAAAAATCTCCACCGTCTCGCTCCTCGAAAACTACGCCAACCCGCTCGTCGACACGATCGACACCGACGAGGACACCGCGATGGTCACGCTCGTGCGCCAGCTCGCGGCCGCGGGGCACCAGCGTATCGGCTATCTCACCTGGCATTATCCCGTCGGCGGACACTGGGCGCTGCAACGCTTCGGCGGCTACGTCGAGGGCCTCTTCAGCCTCGGTCTCGAATTCAACCCGTCCTGGGTGCTCAACATCCACCGCGACTCCCCTCGCCTCTCCAACCCGCAACTCTGCGACGCCGTCATGCACCACGCGCGCGAGAGCGGCGTCACCGCGTGGGTCTGCGCCGCCGATCACCAGGCCTACCAACTGATGGCCGATCTCCAGGTGCGCGGCATCCGTGTGCCCGAGGATATTTCCATCACCGGCTTCGACGGCCTCGAGCCGCCGCCGCACCTCCGCCGCGTCACCTCGATGCAAGTCCCGCACGAGGACATCGGCATCGCCGGCATCTCCCGCCTCCTCAACCGCATCGTTCATCCCAATTCCCCGCGCCGGAAAATCCTCGTGGAAGCGAAACTGGTGGAAGGCCAGTCCATCGCCCCACCCCGACGCGCCTGA
- a CDS encoding TonB-dependent receptor plug domain-containing protein: MHPKLNPIRDAGFKSCLAALLIASTPSFAQAQAAATDNTAAPAATKNEEEAIQLSPFTVTTDKDKGYRATNTTSGTRLNTAIKDLPMPIEVITEQFIRDTGSKDLRETLRYSAGIQLQSQNDWGTTQGWAATTPGRINNPEGSTATADQSRVKIRGFLTEASLRDGFRRQNSTDSVNLARVEVIRGPSSLLYGVGNFGGVVNYLVKQPSKKSGGDVSLEVGSWGLIRGTIDYTGPVSDTVDYRLTAAYQRTDDYTDYKKENHYFVAPIVTWQPFKDTKITFDTEFGKQNRSGIGFQNIRAVPTGFVNSSDGYNGGFLTPAGRNPKEFRWSGPDTFNDSKAWNLLFKLEQKLAENLYFNLGYNNSKFSYDQLDVSASLQTPGTSTPAWAIANIVYVPLVAGQSGFPTGSQPATIGYQWNASTEDDKHEQIRADLTYKLDLFETSKWFKLENTFLAGLNYTSESYENVIRGTPYDRNMFKSPADSGPFRAGKQADGSADYAMVDLFHQIQKTKDSALYAVYQGKLLDEWVTLIAGVRKDRSWNKFWHYNPQWGAGNVGHNQGYDEKPVEQYGEPSKDTTYQYGIDVRLTRSGSLSLYAMKAESSLPNYDGAKDFYGNVIKAALGEDKEVGLKFDLWNGRVSGTISKFQITRTRVGIGNPGAIWWAPTASGTSYFNPSKNIVYQANDLNPTNNGWNAAVVASTAQWNAAVAAGAAYQATNSAGNTNWYVNASAPTGAALMDAVFANAISTNSTGWWGWIYNFDNLTNNATVDYNGASPPGPTGGRSVPLGSDRSEGWDAQVLLSPTDNLQIALSYSHVDKTVLNASAWAKYPYPQDRWAIWYAPIDWADGGTAASKRFTDPTDTSTHISFGNGLTLDDTPKSQSSAWVNYQFPKASAFKGFSLGAGVVHTGSGVIYPTYFSQPKDANGNVIFLNSKAKTVWNGMARYEFKIRGHDASLQLNIDNLTNNTDYYGFIAQAPRRFSLTYSQKL; this comes from the coding sequence ATGCACCCCAAGCTGAACCCAATCCGCGACGCCGGATTCAAATCGTGTTTGGCCGCACTGCTGATCGCTTCGACCCCGAGCTTTGCTCAGGCCCAAGCGGCGGCGACGGACAACACCGCGGCCCCCGCCGCCACGAAGAACGAGGAAGAGGCCATCCAGCTCTCTCCTTTCACCGTCACCACGGACAAGGACAAGGGCTACCGCGCCACCAACACCACCTCCGGCACGCGCCTCAACACCGCGATCAAGGACCTCCCGATGCCCATCGAGGTCATCACGGAGCAATTCATCCGCGACACCGGCTCGAAGGACCTGCGCGAAACCCTCCGCTACAGCGCCGGCATCCAGCTGCAGTCGCAAAACGACTGGGGCACCACGCAAGGCTGGGCCGCCACCACGCCGGGTCGCATCAATAATCCCGAGGGCAGCACCGCCACCGCCGACCAATCGCGCGTGAAGATCCGCGGCTTCCTCACCGAAGCCTCGCTGCGCGACGGCTTCCGCCGCCAGAACTCCACCGACTCGGTCAATCTCGCCCGCGTCGAAGTCATCCGCGGCCCCTCCTCGCTCCTCTACGGCGTCGGCAACTTCGGCGGCGTGGTGAACTACCTCGTCAAGCAACCCAGCAAGAAATCCGGCGGCGACGTCTCGCTCGAAGTCGGCAGCTGGGGCCTCATCCGCGGCACCATCGACTATACCGGACCCGTTTCCGACACCGTCGACTACCGCCTCACCGCCGCCTACCAGCGCACCGACGACTACACCGACTACAAGAAGGAGAACCACTACTTCGTCGCGCCCATCGTCACCTGGCAGCCGTTCAAGGACACGAAAATCACCTTCGACACCGAGTTCGGCAAACAGAACCGCAGCGGCATCGGCTTCCAGAACATCCGCGCCGTGCCGACCGGCTTCGTGAACAGCTCCGACGGCTACAACGGCGGCTTCCTCACCCCCGCCGGTCGCAACCCGAAGGAATTCCGCTGGAGCGGCCCCGACACCTTCAACGACAGCAAGGCCTGGAATCTCCTCTTCAAACTTGAGCAGAAGCTCGCCGAGAACCTCTACTTCAACCTCGGCTACAACAACTCGAAGTTCAGCTACGACCAGCTCGACGTCTCCGCCTCGCTCCAGACGCCCGGCACCTCCACGCCCGCGTGGGCCATCGCCAACATCGTCTACGTTCCCCTCGTCGCCGGCCAGAGCGGCTTCCCCACCGGATCGCAACCCGCCACCATCGGCTATCAGTGGAACGCCTCCACCGAAGACGACAAACACGAGCAGATCCGCGCCGACCTCACCTACAAGCTCGACCTCTTCGAGACCTCCAAGTGGTTCAAGCTGGAAAACACCTTCCTCGCCGGCCTGAACTACACCAGCGAAAGCTACGAGAACGTCATCCGCGGCACCCCGTATGACCGCAACATGTTCAAGAGCCCGGCCGACAGCGGGCCGTTCCGCGCCGGCAAGCAAGCCGACGGCTCAGCCGACTACGCCATGGTCGACCTCTTCCATCAGATCCAGAAGACCAAGGACTCCGCCCTCTACGCCGTCTACCAAGGCAAGCTCCTCGACGAATGGGTCACGCTCATCGCCGGTGTCCGCAAGGACCGCAGCTGGAATAAATTCTGGCACTACAACCCGCAATGGGGCGCCGGCAACGTCGGCCACAACCAAGGCTACGACGAGAAACCCGTTGAACAATACGGCGAGCCCAGCAAGGACACGACCTACCAATACGGCATCGACGTCCGCCTCACCCGCAGCGGCAGCCTCTCGCTCTACGCGATGAAGGCCGAGTCCAGCCTCCCGAATTACGACGGCGCGAAGGACTTCTACGGCAACGTCATCAAAGCCGCCCTCGGCGAGGATAAGGAAGTCGGCCTCAAATTCGACCTCTGGAACGGCCGCGTCTCCGGCACGATCTCGAAGTTCCAGATCACCCGCACCCGCGTCGGCATCGGCAACCCCGGCGCCATCTGGTGGGCGCCCACGGCTTCGGGCACCTCTTACTTCAACCCGAGCAAGAATATCGTCTACCAGGCCAACGACCTGAATCCGACCAACAATGGCTGGAACGCCGCCGTCGTCGCCTCCACCGCGCAGTGGAACGCCGCCGTCGCCGCCGGCGCCGCCTATCAAGCCACCAACTCCGCCGGCAACACCAACTGGTATGTCAACGCTTCGGCGCCGACCGGCGCCGCGCTCATGGACGCCGTGTTCGCCAACGCCATCAGCACCAATTCCACCGGCTGGTGGGGCTGGATCTACAACTTCGACAACCTGACCAACAACGCGACCGTCGACTACAACGGTGCCTCGCCCCCTGGACCGACTGGCGGCCGCTCCGTCCCGCTCGGCTCCGATCGCTCCGAAGGTTGGGACGCGCAAGTCCTCCTCTCGCCGACCGACAACCTCCAGATCGCGCTCTCGTATTCGCACGTCGACAAGACCGTCCTCAACGCCTCCGCGTGGGCGAAGTATCCCTACCCGCAGGACCGCTGGGCGATCTGGTATGCTCCGATCGATTGGGCCGACGGCGGCACCGCCGCTTCGAAGCGCTTCACCGATCCCACCGACACCTCGACGCACATCTCCTTCGGCAACGGCCTCACGCTCGACGACACCCCGAAGAGCCAGAGCTCCGCTTGGGTGAACTACCAGTTCCCGAAGGCCAGCGCGTTCAAGGGCTTCTCCCTCGGCGCCGGCGTCGTCCACACCGGTTCGGGCGTCATCTACCCGACCTACTTCAGCCAGCCGAAGGACGCCAACGGCAACGTGATCTTCCTGAACTCGAAGGCCAAGACCGTCTGGAACGGCATGGCGCGTTACGAGTTCAAGATCCGCGGCCACGACGCCTCGCTCCAACTCAACATCGACAACCTGACCAACAACACCGACTACTACGGCTTCATTGCTCAGGCTCCGCGGCGCTTCTCGCTCACCTATTCGCAGAAACTGTGA
- a CDS encoding sugar porter family MFS transporter produces the protein MTPRLYTALLLFIAGMGGFLYGYDIGIIGAALLYLNKTIALTAAQESAVVAAVLAGGTVSSLVAGALADVLGRKRLMLAAAVIFLASVALIVAAHGFVALFAGRTLQGLSAGMIAVVIPLYLAECLPPAIRGRGTAAFQLLLTTGILISLAVGAHYTRQVEAAHAAGAELVHVQDAAWRAMFSSAFYPAVLFLVGALLLAESPRWLLQKGKTEAARAALLRGRTPEAAVAEFAAMQAAAAPATPEAIAASGSLWQRRYIVPFVLTCAVLGLTQTTGINSILQFIVVMLQKAGLSAADAATRGTWVTAVNVVFTVVGLVLVDKLGRKVLLKIGTAGIALALIAAGATFWRIEHGMTANADSASVVSAGLMLFIASFAIGPGVCVWLALSELMPTRIRSLGMGIGLLINQGISTAIAALFLPVTTHYGYGAMFAFWAACTVAYFAVVARWLPETKGRTLEEIEEMFARR, from the coding sequence ATGACTCCGCGTCTCTACACGGCCCTGCTGCTCTTCATCGCCGGCATGGGCGGCTTCCTCTACGGCTACGACATCGGCATCATCGGCGCCGCGCTGCTCTACCTCAACAAGACCATCGCGCTCACCGCCGCGCAGGAATCCGCCGTCGTCGCCGCGGTCCTTGCGGGGGGCACGGTGTCGTCGCTCGTCGCGGGCGCGTTGGCCGACGTGCTCGGGCGCAAGCGCCTCATGCTCGCCGCGGCGGTCATCTTTCTCGCCAGTGTCGCGCTCATCGTCGCGGCGCACGGTTTCGTGGCGCTCTTCGCCGGGCGAACGCTGCAAGGGCTCAGCGCCGGCATGATCGCCGTCGTGATTCCGCTCTATCTTGCCGAGTGCCTGCCGCCGGCGATTCGCGGACGCGGCACGGCGGCGTTCCAGTTGCTGCTGACGACGGGCATCCTGATCTCGCTCGCCGTCGGTGCGCACTACACGCGGCAGGTCGAGGCGGCGCACGCGGCGGGCGCGGAGCTCGTGCACGTGCAGGATGCGGCGTGGCGTGCGATGTTCTCGTCGGCGTTTTATCCGGCGGTGCTGTTCCTCGTCGGCGCGTTGCTGCTCGCGGAATCGCCGCGCTGGCTGCTGCAAAAGGGAAAAACGGAGGCCGCGCGCGCGGCGTTGCTGCGCGGACGCACGCCCGAGGCGGCCGTGGCGGAGTTCGCGGCGATGCAGGCGGCGGCGGCGCCCGCGACACCCGAGGCGATCGCGGCGAGTGGCTCGCTCTGGCAGCGCCGCTACATCGTGCCGTTCGTGCTCACGTGCGCCGTGCTCGGGCTCACGCAGACGACGGGCATCAATTCCATTCTCCAGTTCATCGTCGTGATGTTGCAAAAGGCCGGGCTTTCCGCCGCGGACGCCGCGACGCGCGGCACGTGGGTGACAGCGGTGAACGTCGTGTTCACGGTCGTCGGGCTCGTGCTCGTCGACAAACTCGGTCGCAAGGTGCTGCTGAAAATCGGCACTGCCGGCATCGCACTTGCGCTCATCGCCGCTGGCGCGACGTTCTGGCGGATCGAGCATGGCATGACGGCGAATGCGGATTCGGCGTCCGTCGTCAGCGCGGGGTTGATGCTGTTCATCGCGTCGTTCGCCATCGGTCCGGGTGTGTGCGTGTGGCTCGCGCTCTCGGAGCTGATGCCGACGCGCATTCGCTCGCTCGGCATGGGCATCGGTTTGCTGATCAACCAGGGCATTTCGACCGCGATCGCCGCGCTCTTCCTGCCGGTGACGACGCATTACGGCTACGGCGCGATGTTCGCGTTTTGGGCGGCGTGCACCGTCGCCTACTTCGCCGTCGTGGCGCGCTGGCTGCCGGAAACGAAGGGCCGCACGCTCGAGGAAATCGAGGAGATGTTCGCCCGCCGATGA
- a CDS encoding glycoside hydrolase family 30 protein, producing the protein MRSSTATRTASAVALAALMLTSARAATWTVVETARDNSHRLAPIAAPAKAAAASADALKIDAAQRYQEMIGFGGALTESSAWVLAQLPADKRLEVIRRYYDPKDGIGYTLGRTHMNSCDFSLNIWSLDDVPHDYDLHAFTLEPMRKWLMPLLQDARKAAGGDANFRLLVSPWAPPAWMKNNVRADDGGELRWDFAAPWANFYVKFVQAMQKEENFPIWAFTVQNEPEAKQRWESCLFTPEQERDFVKNHLGPAFEKAGLLGKVKLLGWDHNRDRMEARADAMLGDPDCAKYLWGLGLHWYVSNDFEASSRAHARYPDKALLFTEGCWEGGDKLGVWEHGEGYATQMMGDFKNWVGGYIDWNIVLDQRGGPNHVGNFCDAPIIVDVNTKEVRYSAAFYYIGHFSKFVKPGAHRVASAGGTAGLDTIAFQNPDGSVATIVMNKTDKAASFQLTVAGETVACQIPARAIQTYVRSAN; encoded by the coding sequence ATGCGTTCCTCAACCGCCACCCGCACTGCGAGCGCCGTCGCGCTCGCCGCCCTCATGCTCACCTCAGCCCGCGCCGCCACTTGGACGGTCGTCGAGACCGCCCGCGACAACTCCCACCGCCTCGCACCGATCGCCGCACCGGCGAAGGCCGCCGCTGCGTCCGCCGACGCGCTCAAAATCGACGCCGCGCAGCGCTACCAGGAAATGATCGGCTTCGGCGGCGCGCTCACCGAGTCCTCCGCCTGGGTTCTCGCCCAACTTCCCGCCGACAAACGCCTCGAAGTCATCCGCCGTTACTACGACCCGAAGGACGGCATCGGCTACACGCTCGGCCGCACGCACATGAACTCGTGCGACTTCTCCCTCAACATCTGGTCGCTCGACGACGTCCCGCACGACTACGATCTGCACGCCTTCACGCTCGAGCCGATGCGAAAATGGCTCATGCCGCTCCTACAGGACGCCCGCAAAGCCGCCGGCGGCGATGCCAACTTCCGCCTCCTCGTCTCCCCGTGGGCCCCGCCCGCGTGGATGAAGAACAACGTCCGCGCCGACGACGGCGGCGAACTCCGCTGGGACTTCGCCGCGCCGTGGGCCAACTTCTACGTGAAGTTCGTCCAAGCGATGCAGAAGGAAGAAAACTTCCCCATCTGGGCCTTCACCGTCCAAAACGAACCCGAAGCCAAGCAACGCTGGGAATCCTGCCTCTTCACGCCCGAGCAGGAACGCGACTTCGTGAAGAACCACCTCGGGCCCGCCTTCGAAAAAGCCGGCCTCCTCGGCAAGGTGAAGCTCCTCGGCTGGGACCATAACCGCGACCGCATGGAAGCCCGTGCCGACGCCATGCTCGGCGACCCGGATTGCGCGAAATACCTCTGGGGCCTCGGCCTGCACTGGTATGTTTCCAACGACTTCGAAGCCTCCTCCCGCGCCCACGCCCGCTATCCCGACAAAGCCCTCCTCTTCACCGAGGGCTGCTGGGAAGGTGGCGACAAGCTCGGCGTCTGGGAACATGGCGAAGGCTACGCCACCCAGATGATGGGCGACTTCAAGAACTGGGTCGGCGGCTACATCGACTGGAACATCGTCCTCGACCAGCGCGGCGGCCCGAACCACGTCGGCAACTTCTGCGACGCGCCGATCATTGTCGACGTGAACACCAAGGAAGTCCGCTACAGCGCCGCGTTCTACTACATCGGGCACTTCTCGAAGTTCGTGAAGCCCGGCGCGCACCGCGTCGCCTCCGCCGGCGGCACCGCCGGCCTCGACACGATCGCGTTCCAGAATCCCGACGGCTCCGTCGCCACGATCGTGATGAACAAGACCGACAAAGCCGCGAGCTTCCAACTCACCGTCGCCGGCGAAACGGTCGCCTGCCAAATCCCGGCTCGCGCGATCCAAACCTACGTCCGCTCCGCCAACTGA
- a CDS encoding alpha-N-acetylglucosaminidase translates to MTSGSVLRLRAAKSVCALLAAFLFTAAARADELAAARALVARLVPQHASQIVLEPLAHAPGAPDAFEVETRDGRLVLRGHNGITIGSALNWYFRNVAHAQVSWCGDNLALPEKLPAVPEKVRIESPYAHRVYLNYCTFNYTSAWWDRARWEREIDWMALNGVTTPLAITGQEAVWQATLRRFGMNDDEIRAFFVGPAFFAWQWMTNIEAWGGPLPQSWIDSHLELGQWIIRRERELGMTPILQGFTGCVPVALAERFPGARILQKKVWCEIPPGPAQLDPADPLFERMGRAFLEEQQKLFGGDHLYAADPFHEGEPPQEGAQYLHDVGAKIFHLTTGFDPQATIVMQGWSIREGIVRGIPEDRLLVLDLTGQKWRETDSFWGRAWVAGIIQNYGGRHSLGGNLPQLATNAPSLLGTPAGRGLVGVGIFAEAIEHNPLLFDLAADLAWHRTAPDLDAWTQRYVHARYGADNAAAQRAWSALRTSVYAQKSPEPPMESPLQARPALELKQASPWGSFVRDYDVEAVWRAWDDLLAAAPQLGRVDPFRYDLVDVARQALADLSLPLHREVVAAWRSGDRAKYTVARDRFLALGADLDRLLATRREFLLGPWLAGARAWGKTSAEADLYERNARQLITVWGGTPENDLLFEYSCRQWSGLMEGFYLERWRKYFTWLEQQPAGFDDHSLPRRDGRVLPAANDFYRDLARWEFAWCERHDPHPTTTRGDSVAVARALFEKWSPVRRASYAGFDWQNP, encoded by the coding sequence ATGACATCGGGGTCTGTGTTGCGTCTTCGTGCGGCCAAGAGCGTGTGCGCGCTCTTGGCCGCCTTCCTTTTCACTGCCGCCGCTCGCGCTGACGAGCTCGCCGCCGCCCGCGCTCTCGTGGCGCGCCTCGTGCCGCAGCACGCGAGCCAGATCGTGCTCGAGCCGCTCGCGCACGCGCCCGGCGCGCCGGACGCGTTCGAGGTCGAGACGCGCGACGGCCGCCTCGTTTTGCGCGGCCACAACGGCATCACCATCGGCTCCGCGCTGAACTGGTATTTCCGCAACGTCGCGCACGCGCAGGTCTCGTGGTGCGGCGACAATCTCGCGTTGCCGGAAAAATTGCCCGCCGTCCCGGAGAAGGTCCGCATCGAGTCGCCCTACGCGCACCGCGTTTACCTGAACTACTGCACCTTCAACTACACGTCGGCGTGGTGGGACCGCGCACGCTGGGAGCGCGAGATCGACTGGATGGCGCTGAACGGCGTTACCACGCCGCTCGCGATCACCGGCCAGGAAGCGGTGTGGCAGGCGACGCTGCGGCGTTTCGGCATGAACGACGACGAGATCCGCGCCTTCTTCGTCGGTCCGGCCTTCTTCGCCTGGCAATGGATGACCAACATCGAAGCGTGGGGCGGCCCCCTCCCGCAGTCGTGGATCGATTCCCACCTCGAGCTCGGCCAGTGGATCATCCGCCGCGAGCGCGAGCTCGGCATGACGCCGATCCTGCAAGGCTTCACCGGTTGCGTGCCCGTCGCACTCGCCGAGCGTTTCCCCGGCGCGCGCATTCTCCAGAAGAAAGTCTGGTGCGAAATCCCGCCGGGCCCCGCCCAACTCGATCCCGCCGACCCGCTCTTCGAGCGCATGGGCCGCGCGTTTCTCGAGGAGCAGCAAAAGCTCTTCGGCGGCGACCACCTCTACGCCGCCGATCCGTTCCACGAAGGCGAGCCACCGCAGGAAGGCGCGCAATACCTCCACGACGTCGGCGCGAAGATTTTCCACCTCACGACCGGCTTCGATCCGCAAGCGACGATCGTCATGCAAGGCTGGTCGATCCGCGAAGGCATCGTGCGCGGCATTCCGGAAGATCGCCTGCTCGTGCTCGATCTCACCGGCCAGAAATGGCGCGAGACCGACTCGTTCTGGGGCCGCGCGTGGGTCGCAGGAATCATCCAGAATTACGGCGGCCGCCACAGCCTCGGTGGCAATCTCCCGCAACTCGCCACCAACGCGCCGTCGCTCCTCGGCACGCCCGCGGGTCGCGGATTGGTCGGCGTCGGCATCTTCGCCGAGGCGATCGAGCACAACCCGCTGCTCTTTGATCTCGCCGCCGATCTCGCCTGGCACCGCACCGCGCCGGACCTCGACGCCTGGACGCAGCGCTACGTGCACGCGCGCTACGGCGCGGACAACGCCGCGGCGCAACGCGCCTGGTCCGCGCTGCGCACCAGCGTTTATGCGCAAAAGAGCCCCGAGCCGCCGATGGAGTCGCCGTTGCAGGCGCGTCCGGCGCTGGAGCTGAAACAGGCGTCGCCGTGGGGTTCGTTTGTGCGCGATTACGATGTCGAGGCGGTCTGGCGCGCGTGGGATGACCTGCTCGCCGCCGCGCCGCAGCTCGGCCGCGTCGATCCGTTCCGCTACGATCTCGTCGACGTCGCGCGCCAGGCGCTCGCCGATCTCTCGCTGCCGCTGCACCGCGAAGTCGTCGCCGCGTGGCGCTCGGGCGACCGGGCGAAATACACCGTGGCGCGCGATCGCTTCCTCGCGCTCGGCGCCGATCTCGACCGACTGCTCGCCACGCGTCGCGAGTTCCTGCTCGGTCCGTGGCTCGCCGGTGCGCGCGCGTGGGGCAAGACGTCCGCGGAGGCCGATCTCTACGAGCGCAACGCCCGCCAGCTCATCACCGTCTGGGGCGGCACGCCGGAAAACGACCTGCTCTTCGAATACTCCTGTCGGCAGTGGTCCGGCTTGATGGAGGGTTTTTATCTCGAGCGCTGGCGGAAATATTTCACGTGGCTCGAGCAGCAACCTGCCGGTTTCGACGACCACTCGCTGCCGCGCCGCGATGGCCGCGTGCTTCCCGCCGCGAACGATTTCTACCGCGACCTCGCGCGCTGGGAGTTCGCGTGGTGCGAGCGGCACGATCCGCATCCGACGACGACGCGCGGGGATTCGGTTGCGGTCGCGCGCGCCTTGTTCGAGAAATGGTCGCCGGTCCGCCGGGCGAGTTACGCCGGCTTCGATTGGCAGAACCCCTGA
- a CDS encoding glycoside-pentoside-hexuronide (GPH):cation symporter, with protein sequence MSSVPERLSFREKLAYGLGDTASNFYFALFNGFLVYYYTDVFGLTPGAAGSVAGLVPSLVSWLIPLIGLLADRTHTRWGQFRPYLLWAAIPYGVAGYVMFSNPALSPGAKVGFAYVTYAATLIAYLTINTPYSALMGVMSPSSEERTDLSAYRFACAFTGSLIIGTYVPFFKDHFGATEAESFRNLMAVFAVISVAMFLYTFWNTRERVAAPVSAQQSVATDLRDLSRNVPWLILFFAGFLTLANVGLRSGATVYYFKYIVGDDALRGFDEFFGPFARVLAFLKISSSGLGLYNFAGGLAFIIGSLCTKLFLRFFSRRPLMITLTILNALAMAAFFAVDPHNLAVLAALNIFASFVAGPTPAIVWSFYADTADFGEWKFGRRSTGLVFSAAVLAQKVGLALGTAMLGWLLSYYGYVANAVQTPRAITGIYLVFAVLPGTFALLSGIAIFFYKLDEPTVKQIERDLAARKAAAPAAATS encoded by the coding sequence GTGTCGTCCGTCCCCGAACGTCTCTCCTTCCGTGAAAAACTCGCCTACGGCCTCGGCGATACCGCGTCGAATTTCTACTTCGCGCTCTTCAACGGATTTCTCGTCTATTACTACACCGACGTCTTCGGCCTGACGCCCGGCGCCGCCGGCAGCGTTGCCGGCCTCGTGCCCTCGCTCGTCTCCTGGCTCATCCCGCTCATCGGCCTGCTCGCCGATCGCACCCACACACGCTGGGGCCAGTTCCGCCCGTATCTCCTCTGGGCCGCGATTCCCTACGGTGTCGCCGGCTACGTGATGTTCTCCAATCCCGCGCTCAGCCCGGGCGCCAAGGTCGGCTTCGCCTACGTCACCTACGCCGCCACGCTCATCGCCTACCTGACGATCAACACGCCCTACTCCGCGCTCATGGGCGTCATGTCGCCGTCCTCCGAAGAGCGCACCGATCTTTCCGCCTATCGCTTCGCCTGCGCCTTTACCGGCAGCCTCATCATCGGCACCTACGTGCCGTTCTTCAAAGACCACTTCGGCGCCACCGAAGCCGAAAGCTTCCGCAACCTGATGGCCGTGTTCGCCGTGATCTCCGTCGCGATGTTCCTCTACACCTTCTGGAACACCCGCGAACGCGTCGCCGCGCCGGTCAGCGCCCAGCAATCCGTCGCCACCGACCTCCGCGATCTCTCGCGCAACGTCCCGTGGCTGATCCTGTTCTTCGCCGGCTTCCTCACCCTCGCCAACGTCGGTCTCCGCTCCGGCGCGACGGTTTATTATTTCAAATACATCGTCGGCGACGACGCGCTGCGCGGCTTCGATGAATTCTTCGGGCCGTTCGCGCGCGTGCTCGCCTTCCTGAAAATTTCCTCGTCCGGCCTCGGCCTCTACAACTTCGCCGGCGGCCTCGCGTTCATCATCGGCTCGCTCTGCACGAAGCTCTTCCTGCGCTTCTTCTCCCGCCGCCCGCTGATGATCACGCTCACGATCCTCAACGCGCTCGCGATGGCCGCCTTCTTCGCCGTCGATCCGCACAACCTCGCCGTCCTCGCCGCGCTGAACATCTTCGCCTCCTTCGTCGCCGGCCCGACGCCCGCCATCGTCTGGTCGTTCTACGCCGACACCGCCGACTTCGGCGAATGGAAGTTCGGCCGCCGCAGCACCGGACTCGTCTTCTCCGCCGCCGTGCTCGCGCAAAAAGTCGGCCTCGCCCTCGGCACCGCCATGCTCGGCTGGCTCCTCAGCTACTACGGCTACGTCGCCAACGCCGTGCAGACGCCCCGCGCCATCACCGGCATCTACCTCGTCTTCGCCGTGCTCCCCGGCACCTTCGCGCTGCTCAGCGGTATCGCCATCTTCTTCTACAAGCTCGACGAACCGACCGTGAAACAGATCGAGCGCGACCTCGCCGCCCGCAAGGCCGCTGCGCCCGCCGCCGCCACTTCCTGA